Proteins encoded in a region of the Paenibacillus wynnii genome:
- a CDS encoding AraC family transcriptional regulator yields the protein MEWLIRMKDALEYMESKMEDSLNIEEIAKVACSSTFHFQRMFNMLTGVTVADYIRKRRLTLAAQELTISNAKVIDVALKYGYDSPESFAKAFRKAHGITPTAARGQGVPLKAFPRLSFHLSLKGDQEMDYKVIEKGTFTVIGKSWEVTCRDGENSRRIPQIWQEVNADGTSDKIMEIGGKEDILGICIQMEPANENFYYWIAAESGSDNDPQGFESTVIPAATWAVFTSTGPMPHAIQNVWKRIYEEWFPATGYEHTGGPDFELYPPGDPGADDYRCEVWIPVKKN from the coding sequence TTGGAATGGCTTATTCGAATGAAGGACGCTTTGGAATACATGGAGAGCAAAATGGAAGATTCGCTGAATATAGAAGAGATAGCTAAGGTAGCCTGCTCCTCCACTTTTCACTTTCAGCGTATGTTCAATATGTTGACCGGGGTTACGGTCGCAGATTATATCCGTAAACGCAGATTAACATTAGCTGCTCAAGAGCTGACTATCTCTAATGCAAAAGTGATAGATGTGGCACTCAAATACGGATATGACTCTCCAGAGTCCTTTGCCAAAGCATTCCGCAAGGCTCACGGAATTACACCCACTGCAGCCCGCGGGCAAGGTGTACCGCTCAAAGCCTTTCCCCGTCTCTCCTTCCATCTATCCTTGAAGGGAGATCAAGAAATGGACTACAAAGTGATTGAAAAAGGCACTTTTACAGTAATTGGCAAGTCATGGGAAGTTACATGCAGAGATGGTGAAAATTCACGCAGAATCCCTCAGATTTGGCAGGAAGTTAATGCGGACGGCACTTCCGATAAGATTATGGAAATCGGCGGGAAAGAAGATATTCTCGGTATTTGCATACAGATGGAACCTGCGAATGAGAATTTCTACTACTGGATCGCTGCGGAGAGCGGATCCGACAATGACCCTCAGGGCTTTGAGTCTACGGTAATTCCTGCTGCCACCTGGGCTGTTTTCACCTCCACAGGACCGATGCCGCATGCTATTCAGAATGTATGGAAACGTATTTATGAGGAATGGTTTCCTGCCACAGGCTATGAGCATACAGGCGGACCTGACTTTGAATTATATCCTCCAGGGGATCCCGGAGCAGATGATTACCGCTGCGAGGTATGGATTCCGGTCAAGAAAAATTAA
- a CDS encoding DegV family protein, whose amino-acid sequence MSNVKIFADSTSDLPQGWKDTYDIGIVPLYVVFEDQTYKDGLDITPEAVYRRVEASGNLPKTAAPSPADFMAAFTPVIEAGHDIVYISLSSSLSSTYQNALLAAGEYPEGRIKIIDSRTLCGGIALLVMKAVRAAQSGLSADEIANLLEQDRDRVETEFVVDTLDYLYMGGRCSGMQNFIGSLLKIRPILRMVEGAIVPVNKVRGKKEKAVEQLLQNALPNIERMDKELLIIAHALADDDAQYLHKALKEATGIDNIAIIQAGCVVGSHCGPQTVGLMYILKPDAV is encoded by the coding sequence ATGTCTAATGTAAAAATATTCGCAGACAGCACTTCCGATTTGCCTCAGGGCTGGAAGGACACTTATGACATTGGCATTGTTCCGCTTTATGTAGTTTTTGAAGATCAGACCTACAAAGACGGCCTTGATATTACACCTGAAGCTGTGTATCGCCGAGTAGAAGCATCCGGTAATTTGCCAAAGACAGCAGCGCCCTCACCGGCGGATTTCATGGCTGCCTTTACTCCAGTTATAGAAGCTGGACATGATATTGTATATATAAGTCTTTCCTCTTCTCTATCCTCCACTTACCAAAACGCCCTGCTGGCTGCCGGGGAATATCCGGAAGGACGGATCAAGATTATTGACTCACGGACTTTGTGCGGCGGAATTGCTCTATTAGTCATGAAAGCCGTTCGCGCAGCTCAGAGCGGACTTAGTGCAGATGAAATTGCAAACCTTCTGGAACAGGATCGTGACCGGGTAGAGACTGAATTTGTTGTCGATACGCTAGATTATTTATATATGGGTGGACGCTGCTCCGGTATGCAGAATTTCATCGGCAGCTTGCTCAAGATTCGGCCCATCCTTAGAATGGTCGAAGGTGCTATCGTACCTGTGAACAAAGTGCGCGGCAAGAAGGAGAAAGCGGTGGAGCAATTGCTTCAGAATGCACTGCCGAATATTGAACGTATGGATAAAGAACTGCTCATTATTGCCCACGCGCTGGCTGACGATGACGCTCAGTATCTACATAAGGCTCTGAAAGAAGCAACAGGTATTGATAATATCGCAATAATTCAGGCCGGCTGTGTAGTCGGCAGCCATTGCGGTCCGCAAACGGTTGGTCTTATGTATATACTTAAGCCTGATGCTGTGTAA
- a CDS encoding PAS domain-containing protein has protein sequence MYKDKTLILKEMISADGAFKSLYMNHPDSIYILDLQGNLVDTNVSTHAMAGYTFEEMKEVSAKETYTAESIDLQKYNFALAVEGQSPRFVIEFIHKSGELHTADITYVPIKAEGEVVGVYGLAKDITEHVKAQNKLKESKERYKSLFQYNPASVFLLDLSGRFIEVNARLQHLTGFTKEELLGKFFDDLIHPDECYRVMSSYDLDTVSEPRHHEVKLTHKDGHTLLINVVNVPIKINGHLEGVHGVAIDITENMRNLQQIRELSDQHSLILDSVSEGIFGLDTQGHTIFINPAAMEMLGYSRKEFIGIHSHSLIHHTRYDGSHYTKEEFPISLTISDGVTRSMDEEVFWRKDGTSFLVNYRVSPIINNGAIQGAVVAFSDITNEREIIRAKEFAEKAARAKSDFLAMMSHEIRTPMNGMIGMADLLLETELGEEQRTYTEILRSSSYSLLHILNDILDFSKMEAGKMPLQSEMFDLREMISSIVDLFTPKAEEKKLSLRWWADTSVPEIIKTDPSRLRQIIVNLVGNALKFTEKGSVTLSVKNIPLPDASDYLLEFSVRDTGVGIAANKLNLLFQSFSQVHPTINRKYGGTGLGLAISKQLVELMGGTIFVESEEHRGSTFRFMLSFPKEESEVGVTASW, from the coding sequence GTGTACAAGGACAAGACTCTGATTTTAAAAGAAATGATATCGGCCGATGGCGCCTTTAAATCCTTATATATGAATCATCCAGATTCGATCTACATTCTAGATTTACAAGGGAATCTGGTGGATACGAACGTTTCAACGCATGCGATGGCAGGCTATACCTTTGAGGAAATGAAAGAAGTATCTGCCAAAGAAACATACACGGCCGAGAGCATTGATTTACAAAAGTACAACTTTGCTTTGGCAGTAGAGGGGCAATCCCCCCGATTTGTTATTGAATTCATTCACAAAAGCGGAGAATTGCATACAGCAGATATAACCTACGTACCTATAAAAGCTGAGGGCGAAGTAGTCGGTGTGTATGGTTTAGCCAAGGATATAACGGAGCATGTTAAAGCGCAGAATAAGCTGAAGGAGAGCAAGGAACGTTATAAGTCACTCTTCCAGTACAATCCTGCGAGTGTGTTCTTACTTGATCTATCGGGAAGGTTTATAGAGGTGAATGCCAGACTGCAGCATCTTACAGGATTTACAAAAGAAGAATTGCTTGGAAAGTTCTTTGATGATCTTATTCATCCGGATGAGTGTTACCGAGTGATGTCATCCTATGATTTGGACACCGTTTCAGAGCCCAGGCATCATGAAGTAAAATTGACCCATAAAGACGGTCATACACTTCTCATAAATGTAGTCAATGTTCCCATAAAGATAAACGGTCATCTGGAGGGCGTTCATGGCGTTGCCATTGATATTACGGAAAATATGCGCAATCTGCAGCAGATCAGGGAGCTCAGTGATCAGCATAGTCTCATCCTGGATTCTGTATCTGAGGGGATCTTTGGACTCGACACTCAAGGACATACTATTTTTATCAATCCGGCTGCCATGGAGATGCTTGGATACTCCCGCAAAGAATTTATAGGAATCCATAGCCACTCCCTAATTCATCATACTCGTTATGACGGTTCCCATTATACTAAGGAAGAGTTTCCAATCAGTCTGACTATTTCCGATGGAGTCACACGAAGTATGGATGAGGAAGTATTCTGGCGTAAGGACGGGACAAGCTTTTTGGTGAATTATCGGGTCTCTCCCATTATTAATAACGGAGCGATTCAGGGGGCGGTTGTTGCTTTTAGCGATATCACTAATGAACGGGAGATCATTCGGGCTAAGGAGTTCGCTGAGAAGGCCGCTCGGGCAAAGTCAGACTTCTTGGCTATGATGAGCCATGAAATCCGCACACCTATGAATGGTATGATCGGAATGGCAGATCTCCTGCTCGAAACGGAGCTTGGCGAGGAACAACGTACTTATACTGAAATTTTGCGAAGCAGCAGCTACAGCTTACTGCATATTCTGAATGATATTCTGGACTTCAGTAAAATGGAGGCAGGCAAAATGCCTCTTCAGTCCGAGATGTTCGATCTTCGTGAAATGATATCCAGCATTGTAGATCTATTTACACCTAAGGCGGAGGAGAAGAAGCTGTCGCTGCGGTGGTGGGCGGATACCAGTGTTCCTGAAATTATCAAAACCGATCCGAGCAGATTACGGCAAATTATTGTTAATTTGGTTGGGAATGCCCTCAAGTTCACAGAGAAAGGAAGCGTAACTCTTTCGGTGAAGAATATTCCACTGCCGGATGCATCGGACTACCTATTGGAGTTTTCCGTGAGAGATACCGGAGTAGGTATTGCTGCTAACAAGCTGAATTTGTTATTTCAATCTTTTTCTCAGGTACATCCAACCATTAACCGGAAATATGGCGGGACTGGACTTGGACTTGCAATTTCCAAGCAGCTTGTGGAATTGATGGGCGGTACTATATTTGTAGAGAGTGAGGAGCATAGGGGGTCTACCTTCCGATTTATGCTCTCCTTTCCAAAAGAAGAATCAGAAGTGGGAGTTACTGCTTCCTGGTAA
- a CDS encoding ABC transporter permease, whose translation MLKLISLEIRKHKLSGMLKGFLYANLGLLAFILLIIFVEQGESDLTFASYEELFDALFVFVKAVFIIFASVLLCKLVIDEYKNNTVTLLFMYPIPRKKLMTAKLIIVFLFTFAAILISDVVLGGILIGINYFVNIIPGNLSASLVTNELYTIVMGALYAAGIGLIPLYVGMRKKSVPATIVTAVLVVSTITSGFDQFRLGNLAAVSISLGLLGIGIAYLSIRKVETEDIA comes from the coding sequence TTGCTTAAGCTGATTTCGCTTGAAATTCGTAAACATAAATTGTCGGGTATGCTCAAAGGTTTCTTATATGCCAACTTAGGGCTACTTGCGTTTATACTTCTAATTATTTTTGTAGAGCAAGGGGAGAGTGACCTTACCTTTGCTTCCTATGAGGAATTGTTTGACGCCTTGTTCGTTTTTGTGAAAGCTGTATTTATTATTTTTGCTTCGGTGCTGCTATGTAAACTGGTCATTGATGAGTATAAGAACAACACCGTTACATTGCTGTTTATGTACCCTATTCCCCGAAAAAAACTGATGACTGCCAAACTAATCATCGTGTTCCTGTTCACCTTTGCGGCCATACTGATCTCAGATGTAGTACTTGGAGGGATCCTCATCGGTATTAATTATTTCGTGAATATTATCCCGGGTAATTTGTCAGCTTCTCTAGTAACAAACGAGTTATATACAATCGTAATGGGTGCACTGTATGCCGCAGGTATTGGATTAATTCCACTGTACGTGGGAATGCGCAAAAAATCAGTCCCGGCTACAATAGTAACAGCGGTCCTTGTTGTCAGTACAATCACTTCCGGATTTGATCAATTCCGCCTAGGAAATCTGGCCGCAGTATCGATATCCCTTGGTTTGCTTGGCATTGGTATTGCCTATTTATCCATCCGAAAGGTGGAAACTGAGGACATTGCTTAA
- a CDS encoding ABC transporter ATP-binding protein — MTTILRTRNLTKVYQGKEAVSNVNMNIKQGEIYGFLGPNGAGKTTVMKMITNLVKPTNGEIEFFGEKMTDRSYEMLKRMGCIIEYPVFYDKLTAKENLILHGEYMGYYNPQAIGEALELVKLTGIDNKPVKQFSLGMKQRLGIARAVMTKPELLILDEPINGLDPVGIKEMREVFRMLSQEYQMTLLVSSHILAEIEQIADTIGVIREGVLVEEVAMKSIRGQNTEYMELITDETSKAVYVLEHKLGLSNFKVLDPRTIRIYEGISQRELNKALVTADVELESLIKKQHSLEDYFLKLIGGDGVA; from the coding sequence ATGACAACCATACTGCGAACAAGGAATCTCACAAAAGTTTATCAGGGCAAAGAAGCCGTAAGCAATGTGAATATGAATATTAAGCAGGGTGAAATCTACGGATTTCTAGGCCCGAACGGAGCCGGTAAAACAACGGTCATGAAGATGATCACCAATCTCGTAAAACCAACGAACGGGGAGATTGAATTTTTCGGAGAAAAAATGACGGATCGATCCTACGAAATGCTGAAACGGATGGGCTGTATTATAGAATACCCGGTGTTCTACGACAAGCTGACCGCAAAAGAAAACCTGATCCTGCATGGAGAGTACATGGGCTATTATAATCCACAGGCGATTGGTGAAGCGCTGGAACTGGTAAAGCTTACAGGGATCGATAACAAGCCTGTAAAGCAGTTCTCACTAGGAATGAAGCAGCGCCTAGGCATTGCAAGAGCCGTTATGACCAAACCGGAATTGCTTATACTGGATGAGCCCATAAATGGTCTGGACCCGGTCGGAATTAAGGAGATGCGTGAGGTGTTTCGGATGCTAAGCCAGGAGTATCAGATGACCCTGCTGGTCTCCAGTCATATTTTGGCTGAAATTGAACAGATTGCGGATACAATCGGTGTGATTCGTGAAGGTGTATTAGTAGAAGAAGTAGCGATGAAGTCCATCCGCGGCCAGAATACGGAGTATATGGAACTGATTACGGATGAGACCAGCAAAGCGGTTTATGTGCTTGAGCACAAGCTTGGGTTATCGAATTTCAAGGTGCTTGATCCTCGAACGATTCGTATTTATGAGGGAATCTCTCAACGTGAGTTGAACAAGGCCCTTGTCACAGCAGACGTGGAGCTGGAGAGCCTAATTAAAAAGCAACATTCGCTGGAAGATTATTTTCTGAAATTGATCGGGGGTGATGGCGTTGCTTAA
- a CDS encoding sensor histidine kinase, which produces MSTLLPIVIVCLLLIIIWQYRNARESSRQLGYIHEKLNSIMTQGTRERLLLFSSNQELQLLLTDLNNLLDTNHKGAIERVKLEKSMRNMLSNISHDLKTPLTVVLGYIETIMHDETMSASERERILHTIHQKADQVIILMNTFFDLAKLESGDRDIPLSRVELGEVCRRNILSFYDLLTAKGSEVEIDISDTALYIMGNDEALDRVLSNLLSNAISYGDAGGVLGLKLYSDEQNAYIEVWDRGKGISESHQDKVFERLYTLEDSRNREYQGSGLGLTITKRLTEQMNGTIKLTSQPYVQTVFTVSFRRLRF; this is translated from the coding sequence GTGAGTACCCTCTTACCTATTGTGATTGTGTGCCTACTGCTTATAATTATTTGGCAGTATAGGAATGCTCGTGAGTCTTCACGACAGCTAGGATATATCCATGAGAAACTGAACAGCATCATGACTCAGGGCACACGCGAACGATTGCTTCTATTCAGCAGTAATCAAGAACTGCAACTATTGCTAACCGACTTGAACAACCTGCTTGATACGAATCATAAGGGGGCGATAGAGCGGGTCAAGCTGGAGAAATCTATGCGCAACATGCTGTCCAATATCTCTCATGATCTGAAGACACCTCTAACGGTTGTGCTCGGTTATATAGAGACGATAATGCATGACGAGACGATGTCAGCTTCAGAGCGTGAACGTATCTTGCACACCATTCATCAGAAAGCGGATCAAGTGATCATACTGATGAATACCTTTTTTGACCTAGCAAAGTTGGAATCCGGGGACCGGGATATCCCTCTTTCACGGGTAGAGCTGGGTGAAGTATGCCGGAGGAATATCCTGTCCTTCTACGATCTCTTAACGGCTAAAGGCAGTGAGGTGGAGATTGATATTTCCGATACGGCACTTTACATAATGGGCAATGACGAGGCTTTGGACCGGGTTCTCTCCAATTTGCTTTCCAATGCGATTTCATACGGAGATGCCGGCGGTGTGCTCGGTTTAAAGCTATATAGTGATGAACAGAACGCATACATAGAGGTTTGGGATCGGGGAAAGGGCATTTCGGAGTCGCATCAGGATAAGGTGTTCGAGCGGCTGTATACCCTTGAGGATTCAAGAAACCGAGAGTATCAAGGCAGCGGACTAGGCTTAACGATTACGAAAAGGCTAACGGAGCAAATGAACGGCACGATCAAACTGACAAGTCAACCATATGTCCAAACGGTATTTACGGTATCTTTTCGAAGACTGCGATTCTGA
- a CDS encoding response regulator transcription factor encodes MQQRILLIEDDEAISEMVRSYLVKESFEVETAFDGEAAEMIFRSRSSAFDLILLDLMLPKRSGTDILQTIRASSLVPVLIMSAKDSDVDKALGLGFGADDYITKPFSMIELAARVKAAIRRAGYASSSGQGNEPDLLPQKRVTLHGLTVDLDNFSAQKYGVEVKLTAKEFQILKLFVTHPGRVFTKAQIYGVVWADEYYGDENVINVHMRRLREKIEDDPSRPKFIKTLWGIGYKLGEFAP; translated from the coding sequence ATGCAACAGCGCATATTGCTAATCGAGGACGATGAGGCCATTAGTGAAATGGTTAGGTCCTATTTAGTAAAAGAAAGCTTCGAGGTAGAAACGGCATTCGACGGGGAAGCAGCAGAGATGATTTTTCGCAGCAGAAGCAGTGCATTTGATCTTATTCTTCTTGACCTGATGCTGCCAAAACGCAGCGGAACAGATATTCTACAGACCATTCGGGCCAGTAGTTTGGTTCCTGTTCTTATAATGTCGGCCAAGGACAGCGATGTAGATAAGGCGCTGGGACTTGGCTTCGGGGCAGACGATTATATCACCAAGCCGTTCTCCATGATCGAGCTGGCGGCAAGGGTGAAGGCTGCTATACGAAGGGCTGGATATGCTTCATCAAGCGGTCAGGGCAATGAACCTGATCTACTACCTCAGAAAAGGGTTACCCTTCACGGTTTGACGGTGGATTTGGATAATTTCTCAGCACAGAAGTACGGAGTAGAGGTGAAGCTGACCGCCAAGGAATTTCAGATTCTCAAGTTGTTCGTGACCCATCCGGGGCGGGTATTTACGAAAGCGCAGATCTATGGCGTCGTATGGGCGGATGAGTATTACGGGGATGAGAATGTCATCAATGTACATATGCGCAGATTGCGCGAAAAAATAGAGGATGATCCTTCCCGTCCAAAATTCATCAAGACGCTGTGGGGGATCGGATACAAGCTGGGAGAATTTGCACCATGA
- a CDS encoding restriction endonuclease subunit S, translating to MSKNKGKSTEELLQEALVPEDEQPYKVPENWMWVTLGSIAEFIYGKSLPASQRSNEGYPVFGSNGIVGFHDEFLIEGPVIVVGRKGSHGEVSWFEESGWPIDTTYYVKPLGQLHYRYLYYLLLTINLKKLNRSTAIPGLNREDAYKQKVAIPPLSEQKRIADKVERLLHKINQAKQMIEEAKETFELRRSAILDKAFRGELTANWREQKNMNFNLDQKKLGDLIEEGPQNGLYKAKDAYGEGTLIVRIDSFYNGEIKEWETLKRLQLEENEITLYGLNNNDVIINRVNSIEYLGKSALVRNLVEPAVFESNVMRLKINDKVIPEFLILYLNSYKGLEELRKNAKHAVNQASINQQDVKNVLVPLPKIEEQIEIVRMLNLILNKEEKTRNCIDLTEKINRLESSILSKAFRSELGTNNLNEESALELLKNILVKDT from the coding sequence GCCTTATAAGGTGCCAGAGAATTGGATGTGGGTTACTTTAGGGAGCATTGCTGAATTTATTTACGGAAAGAGTCTTCCTGCTTCACAACGGAGTAATGAAGGTTACCCTGTTTTTGGTTCTAATGGTATTGTAGGCTTTCATGATGAATTCTTAATAGAAGGCCCAGTAATAGTAGTTGGTCGAAAAGGATCACATGGAGAAGTTAGTTGGTTTGAGGAATCAGGATGGCCAATAGATACTACTTATTATGTTAAACCATTGGGACAATTGCATTATAGGTATTTATATTATTTACTGTTAACGATAAATTTGAAAAAATTAAATAGATCTACTGCAATACCAGGGCTTAATCGAGAGGATGCCTATAAACAAAAAGTAGCTATCCCACCACTGAGTGAACAAAAACGAATTGCTGACAAAGTCGAAAGACTATTGCATAAAATCAATCAAGCCAAACAAATGATTGAAGAAGCCAAAGAAACATTCGAACTTCGTCGATCGGCAATTTTGGATAAGGCTTTTCGTGGGGAATTGACGGCAAATTGGCGCGAGCAGAAAAATATGAACTTCAATTTAGATCAGAAAAAACTTGGGGATTTAATTGAAGAGGGTCCTCAAAATGGATTATATAAAGCTAAGGATGCTTATGGGGAAGGGACATTAATTGTTAGGATTGACAGTTTCTATAACGGTGAGATAAAGGAATGGGAAACTTTAAAGAGGTTACAGTTAGAGGAAAATGAAATAACCCTTTATGGATTGAATAATAATGATGTGATTATAAATAGGGTTAATAGTATTGAATATTTGGGGAAATCGGCTTTGGTGAGAAATTTAGTTGAACCCGCTGTGTTTGAAAGCAATGTTATGAGATTAAAAATAAATGATAAGGTTATACCAGAATTTTTGATTTTATATCTTAATTCTTACAAAGGACTTGAAGAACTTAGAAAAAACGCAAAGCATGCAGTGAATCAAGCAAGTATTAACCAACAGGACGTTAAGAATGTGCTTGTACCGTTACCCAAAATAGAAGAACAAATAGAAATTGTCCGTATGCTAAACTTAATCTTAAATAAAGAAGAAAAAACAAGAAATTGTATTGACCTTACTGAAAAAATTAATCGCTTAGAAAGTTCTATTCTGTCTAAAGCTTTTCGCAGTGAACTTGGAACAAATAATTTAAATGAAGAAAGTGCATTAGAGTTACTTAAGAACATTTTAGTCAAGGACACCTGA